The following DNA comes from Fibrobacter sp. UWP2.
ATTCATAAACTTCATTCGCTTCAACTTTTCGCGAATCTCGTGCCTATGGGCTCGGGAAATGGAATCGTCGGCACGAGCAGCGGAATCCTCGGCGGAAGTACGCTGATGGTTCGCCTGCTTCCAAAGAGGCGTCGAAGAGACCGGGGCCGGGACAGCCGCATTGGCGGAAGCCTGCGCTGTAGAATCCGGTTTTTTCTCCAACTCCTCGGCCTGCTTTTTGTCTTCTTCCTTGAGGCGTTTGGCAGCATCCTGGAAAATGCCCGTCACGCTGGAGAGAATCCTCCAGTGATCCATCTTGGCGTCACTCTCGAACCCCTTGCCTTGCAAAACGTCGCCGTCCTCGGAGACAACGCGCACATAGCTCTCGGTTTTGACCAGGTTGTCGGCCTTGTTCCACAAAAGCGAATCGGCTCGCACCGAAGCGCCCTTGGGAGTCAACGCGTACACATGACCATAGGCATAAACGTAAGTGAACTTCATGTCGAGCCTGCCGGAGTCGGCGCGCAAAAAGGCGACGCGCTCGCCCAGCGAATCGTAAATGTCGACCAGGACAGGGCGC
Coding sequences within:
- the lptC gene encoding LPS export ABC transporter periplasmic protein LptC, which encodes MKRWMIFPLVAALFFFSGCEEIEEEKPWLQVERPQMLFTDTTLLDSYDEAVLSWKLKTAYLERWADKEIIFVRPVLVDIYDSLGERVAFLRADSGRLDMKFTYVYAYGHVYALTPKGASVRADSLLWNKADNLVKTESYVRVVSEDGDVLQGKGFESDAKMDHWRILSSVTGIFQDAAKRLKEEDKKQAEELEKKPDSTAQASANAAVPAPVSSTPLWKQANHQRTSAEDSAARADDSISRAHRHEIREKLKRMKFMNHGGANSRGGTAQ